Proteins encoded together in one Desulfallas thermosapovorans DSM 6562 window:
- a CDS encoding DUF5348 domain-containing protein, whose protein sequence is HFLPCRIEMDPDWVIYLSNTRFHLHPKASYRIRVE, encoded by the coding sequence CCATTTTTTACCTTGCCGGATCGAAATGGACCCTGACTGGGTTATATACCTTAGCAATACCCGGTTCCACCTGCATCCAAAGGCCAGTTACCGAATTCGGGTGGAATAA
- a CDS encoding DUF1540 domain-containing protein — translation MNQHIHCIINNCHYWEKGNKCSANEILVASDAFGTNQPDSFDATMAKQLTPTAADSCMATCCKTFVPKNSDKINSDNITKMS, via the coding sequence ATGAACCAACATATTCACTGTATTATTAATAATTGTCACTATTGGGAAAAAGGCAACAAGTGTTCGGCTAATGAAATCCTAGTTGCTTCGGATGCCTTTGGAACAAATCAACCGGACAGTTTTGACGCCACCATGGCTAAACAATTAACCCCCACAGCGGCTGATTCCTGCATGGCTACTTGCTGTAAAACTTTTGTCCCTAAGAACTCAGATAAAATCAATTCCGACAACATAACCAAAATGTCTTGA
- a CDS encoding 4Fe-4S dicluster domain-containing protein — protein MSFIDADKRKFFNEVKEKSRQPIELCYQCQKCASGCIATGFADYYPNEIIRLVQLGQKERVLNSSSIWICSSCETCGARCPNGINTAEVMDALKEMAIAAGMVKEKNINLFHNTFLNSVRSHGRVHETSMMVIYKIKSGDLFSDMDVGLEMFRKGKLPLFPHRIKARGKIKDIFNKTAH, from the coding sequence TTGAGTTTCATTGATGCAGATAAAAGAAAATTTTTCAATGAAGTTAAGGAAAAAAGCAGGCAGCCCATTGAGCTTTGTTACCAATGTCAGAAGTGTGCTTCGGGTTGCATAGCAACGGGGTTTGCCGATTATTACCCCAATGAAATCATTCGCTTGGTGCAGCTTGGCCAAAAGGAGCGCGTACTAAATAGCTCCAGCATCTGGATTTGCTCTAGCTGTGAAACTTGTGGAGCACGTTGCCCCAATGGCATTAATACTGCCGAGGTAATGGATGCGTTAAAAGAGATGGCCATTGCTGCTGGCATGGTAAAGGAGAAAAATATTAATTTGTTCCATAACACCTTTTTAAACTCGGTGCGATCCCACGGTCGGGTGCACGAAACCAGTATGATGGTCATTTATAAAATTAAAAGCGGCGATCTATTTTCAGATATGGATGTTGGATTGGAAATGTTCAGAAAGGGTAAATTGCCCTTATTTCCACATCGTATCAAGGCCAGGGGCAAAATTAAGGATATATTCAACAAAACCGCCCACTAA
- a CDS encoding CoB--CoM heterodisulfide reductase iron-sulfur subunit B family protein: MKLSYFPGCSLGSTAKEYDKSARIACQALGVELVELKDWVCCGATSAHSTNHLLSIALPSRNVALAQEAGMDLAIPCSACYSRVKKADHVLRHDGELRKEIESIVDFKYNGKINVVSLLEALVSQVGVEAIAKKVQKPLKGLKVVCFYGCLLVRPPEVTNFDNTENPMSMDNIVKALGAETIQWSYKTDCCGANLGLTSTKVVQGMVNRLIEAAKEVEAMAIVTACPLCQSNLEMRRQERGTELPTFFFTELIGLALGLPDAKKWFNLHLINPNPLLQSLSLAD; encoded by the coding sequence TTGAAACTTTCCTATTTTCCTGGATGCTCTTTGGGATCCACCGCTAAAGAATATGACAAGTCTGCTCGGATTGCCTGCCAAGCACTGGGTGTGGAGTTGGTAGAACTCAAAGACTGGGTTTGCTGCGGCGCTACCTCGGCCCACAGCACCAACCACTTGCTTTCAATCGCTTTGCCGTCCCGCAACGTGGCTCTGGCCCAAGAGGCGGGCATGGATTTGGCCATACCTTGCTCGGCTTGTTATAGCCGGGTCAAAAAAGCTGATCATGTTTTACGCCATGACGGTGAACTGCGCAAGGAAATTGAGAGCATTGTTGATTTTAAATATAACGGTAAAATTAATGTAGTATCACTGCTGGAGGCCTTGGTCAGCCAGGTAGGTGTTGAGGCCATCGCCAAAAAGGTACAAAAACCGCTTAAAGGTCTAAAGGTGGTTTGCTTCTATGGATGCCTGCTGGTCAGGCCGCCCGAAGTGACCAATTTTGACAATACTGAAAATCCCATGTCTATGGATAATATAGTTAAAGCTCTGGGCGCCGAGACCATACAATGGTCGTACAAAACGGACTGCTGCGGGGCTAATTTGGGTTTAACCTCCACCAAAGTGGTACAAGGTATGGTTAACCGATTAATTGAAGCAGCTAAAGAAGTGGAGGCCATGGCTATTGTCACCGCTTGCCCGCTGTGCCAGTCCAACTTGGAAATGCGTCGCCAAGAAAGGGGCACCGAACTGCCGACCTTCTTTTTCACAGAACTAATTGGTTTGGCACTGGGACTGCCTGATGCAAAAAAATGGTTTAACCTGCATTTAATAAACCCCAACCCGCTGTTGCAATCATTGTCACTGGCGGACTAA
- a CDS encoding FAD-dependent oxidoreductase — protein sequence MVGSVLIIGAGISGMQSALDLAEVGYKVYIVEKSPAIGGRMPMLDKTFPTNDCSMCILSPKLVECGRHRNIDILTCSDVIGLSGEAGNFTVQVKKRPRYVDPDKCVGCGSCSEACPVKVPNEFNQNLGHRKAIYKLYPQAYPNAYMIDSTRCLKMKNPKACGKCIKVCQSNAIDHSMQEEIVSLNVGAIILCTGYDLVNAELRGEYGYGVYENVLTSLQFERMLSASGPYEGHVQKADGTTPKKIAFIQCVGSRDVSLCNGYCSSVCCMYATKEAVIAKEHVPGLDTTIFNMDIRAFGKDYEKYYNRAQNQSNVRYIKSMISSVKELPKTKELRVRYRTPEGMVEEDFEMLVLSVGLKPTQEAVDLAGILGIKLNDYNFCRLEELSGVQTSRKGIYVAGVFSGPKDIPETVMQASAAAGDTAAFLSPVRNTQVTEMEFPEEKDVTGEEPRIGVFVCHCGINIASVVDVPAVVEHVKQLPHVVYATNSLYACAQDSQLAMKELIEEHKLNRIVVASCSPRTHKPLFQETMKEAGLNAALFEMANIRDQCSWVHQQQPEKATAKAKDLVSAAVAKAATLNAAKNVTVDVTNTALVIGGGVAGMTSALSLVEQGYKVHLLEKSDRLGGMALRIHEGFNGENIPSFLQQLINKVKNSSNINLYTGCEIEEVSGYIGNFKTKLSTGQLLEHGVSIIATGGDEAKPTEYLYGQDNRVMTQLELDEAIVNNDPRVKSAQNIVMIQCVGSREENRPYCSRICCTKTMKLALKIKEINPDVSIIVLYRDIRTYSFNEDYYREARAKGVIFFRYDVDNKPQVELVGQNGQSKLRVTATDHIMGETYAIDADLLTLAAPIAPAESNHRLSQLFKVPLNPDNFFQEAHMKLRPVDFAAEGIYMCGLAHGPKSIDESISQAKAAAGRATSILSHDKLESKGVVAVVNQDLCAACLTCVRLCPFKAPRINEKHLAEIEAVICQGCGTCAGECPNKAITLQSYSHKQLTAQVKGMFNQSFSNSPSA from the coding sequence ATGGTGGGCTCCGTGCTAATAATCGGTGCGGGCATAAGCGGCATGCAGTCCGCCCTGGATTTGGCGGAAGTGGGGTACAAAGTTTATATTGTGGAGAAGTCGCCGGCGATTGGCGGGCGCATGCCCATGCTGGACAAAACCTTTCCCACCAACGACTGCTCCATGTGTATCCTTTCCCCCAAACTGGTGGAATGCGGGCGCCACCGCAATATAGATATATTAACCTGCTCGGACGTTATCGGACTATCCGGAGAAGCCGGTAATTTTACTGTCCAGGTTAAAAAGCGTCCTCGCTACGTGGATCCTGATAAATGCGTGGGTTGCGGTTCCTGCTCCGAGGCTTGCCCGGTAAAGGTACCCAATGAGTTCAACCAGAACTTGGGCCATCGCAAAGCCATCTACAAGCTCTACCCCCAGGCGTATCCCAACGCCTACATGATTGACTCCACCAGATGCTTGAAGATGAAAAATCCCAAAGCCTGCGGCAAGTGTATCAAGGTTTGCCAGTCTAATGCCATTGATCACTCTATGCAGGAAGAAATAGTTTCTCTAAATGTAGGTGCAATCATACTGTGTACGGGCTACGACTTGGTTAATGCTGAACTCCGGGGCGAGTATGGTTACGGTGTATATGAAAACGTGCTCACCAGCCTGCAGTTTGAACGCATGCTTAGTGCTTCTGGTCCTTACGAGGGTCACGTGCAAAAAGCAGATGGTACCACCCCCAAGAAAATTGCTTTTATCCAATGCGTAGGCTCCCGGGATGTATCTTTATGCAATGGTTATTGTTCGTCTGTGTGCTGTATGTATGCCACAAAAGAGGCTGTTATTGCCAAAGAGCACGTACCTGGCCTGGATACAACCATTTTTAACATGGATATTCGGGCTTTCGGTAAAGACTACGAAAAATATTACAACCGTGCCCAAAACCAGTCCAATGTACGCTACATTAAAAGCATGATTTCATCGGTCAAGGAGTTGCCCAAGACCAAGGAATTACGGGTACGTTATCGCACACCTGAAGGAATGGTCGAAGAAGATTTTGAAATGCTGGTACTATCCGTAGGCTTAAAACCAACTCAGGAAGCCGTGGATTTAGCCGGAATATTGGGCATTAAGTTAAACGATTATAATTTCTGCCGTCTTGAGGAATTGTCCGGCGTACAAACTTCCCGGAAAGGGATTTACGTAGCTGGTGTCTTCAGCGGCCCCAAGGATATACCGGAGACCGTGATGCAGGCCAGCGCGGCCGCCGGAGACACAGCGGCCTTTTTGTCACCGGTACGAAATACCCAGGTAACCGAAATGGAATTTCCTGAAGAAAAGGATGTAACCGGGGAAGAACCACGCATCGGGGTATTTGTATGTCACTGTGGTATAAATATCGCCAGCGTGGTGGATGTACCGGCAGTGGTGGAACATGTAAAGCAGTTGCCCCACGTGGTTTACGCAACAAATAGTTTGTATGCTTGCGCTCAGGATAGCCAATTGGCCATGAAGGAATTAATAGAAGAGCACAAACTTAACCGCATTGTGGTGGCCTCATGCAGTCCCCGTACCCACAAGCCCCTGTTCCAAGAAACCATGAAGGAAGCAGGCCTCAATGCTGCTTTATTTGAAATGGCCAATATCCGGGACCAGTGCTCCTGGGTACACCAACAACAGCCCGAAAAGGCAACGGCTAAAGCCAAGGATTTGGTAAGTGCCGCCGTAGCTAAGGCAGCTACACTAAATGCTGCTAAAAATGTAACTGTGGACGTAACCAACACTGCGCTGGTTATAGGCGGCGGCGTAGCCGGCATGACTTCAGCACTGAGCCTGGTAGAACAGGGCTATAAAGTACACTTATTGGAGAAGAGTGACCGATTGGGCGGCATGGCTTTACGTATTCACGAAGGTTTTAACGGTGAAAATATACCATCATTTCTACAGCAATTAATTAACAAAGTTAAAAACAGCTCTAATATAAACCTTTATACAGGTTGTGAAATAGAAGAAGTATCCGGCTATATCGGAAACTTTAAAACCAAATTGTCCACCGGACAATTACTGGAACACGGTGTATCCATCATTGCCACCGGTGGCGATGAGGCTAAGCCCACCGAATATCTGTACGGCCAGGATAATCGAGTAATGACTCAGTTGGAACTGGATGAGGCTATCGTTAACAACGATCCCCGGGTCAAGTCTGCACAAAATATCGTGATGATCCAGTGTGTAGGCTCCAGAGAGGAAAACCGCCCCTACTGTAGTCGCATATGCTGCACCAAGACCATGAAGCTAGCCCTCAAGATTAAGGAAATAAACCCCGACGTTTCAATTATTGTACTATACCGGGATATACGTACTTACAGCTTTAACGAAGACTATTACCGGGAAGCCCGGGCCAAAGGCGTAATATTCTTCCGCTATGATGTGGATAACAAGCCCCAAGTGGAACTGGTGGGCCAAAACGGACAGAGTAAATTGCGGGTGACCGCCACCGACCATATTATGGGTGAGACGTACGCTATAGACGCCGACCTACTAACCCTGGCAGCGCCTATAGCACCGGCTGAATCGAACCACCGTTTGTCCCAGTTGTTCAAGGTCCCCTTGAACCCGGACAATTTCTTCCAGGAAGCTCATATGAAGCTGCGCCCGGTGGACTTTGCTGCCGAGGGCATTTACATGTGCGGGCTGGCTCATGGCCCCAAGTCCATAGATGAGAGCATTTCCCAGGCCAAAGCAGCCGCAGGGCGGGCCACCAGCATTTTAAGCCACGACAAGTTGGAATCAAAAGGCGTGGTGGCAGTGGTAAACCAAGATCTCTGTGCAGCCTGCTTGACTTGCGTGCGGCTGTGTCCGTTCAAGGCCCCACGCATCAACGAAAAACACCTGGCTGAGATAGAGGCGGTCATTTGTCAGGGTTGCGGCACCTGCGCCGGCGAGTGCCCCAACAAGGCCATCACCCTGCAAAGTTACAGTCACAAGCAGCTAACAGCCCAGGTTAAGGGTATGTTTAACCAGTCATTTTCCAATTCTCCTTCGGCTTAA
- a CDS encoding spore coat protein yields the protein MAAELGAHEIMQLHEVLTDTIDGINQFQLYRPHVQDPQLRSILDNQISFMTQEYNNMVQTVQQQRKSEAIPYRRIKNTAPEYGLKNPAPNAPNLSADEMDDRDVASGMLGCHKSSAILKMTASLEFADPTLRRMLQQSAINCSEQSFEVWNYMNQKGMYQVPTMKQMTTSTMINSFGMAQMPQLS from the coding sequence ATGGCCGCAGAACTAGGCGCACATGAAATAATGCAATTACATGAGGTTTTAACGGATACCATCGATGGTATCAACCAATTTCAGCTCTACCGCCCCCATGTTCAGGATCCACAATTACGCTCAATATTGGATAATCAGATAAGCTTTATGACCCAAGAATATAACAATATGGTTCAAACAGTACAGCAACAAAGAAAGAGCGAAGCAATTCCTTACCGCAGGATTAAAAACACAGCTCCGGAGTATGGATTAAAGAATCCTGCGCCAAATGCCCCAAACCTCTCGGCAGATGAAATGGACGACAGGGACGTAGCCAGCGGTATGTTGGGATGTCATAAATCTTCAGCCATTCTTAAAATGACCGCTTCACTGGAATTTGCTGACCCCACGTTAAGAAGGATGCTGCAGCAAAGCGCCATTAACTGCAGTGAACAATCCTTTGAAGTATGGAATTATATGAACCAAAAAGGTATGTATCAGGTTCCTACCATGAAACAAATGACCACCAGCACTATGATTAATTCCTTTGGTATGGCGCAAATGCCCCAGCTTAGCTAA
- a CDS encoding O-acetyl-ADP-ribose deacetylase has protein sequence MSFTVNKTRVELVRGDITLQDTDAIVNAANSSLLGGGGVDGAIHRAGGPRILEECKEIRARQGGCPTGQAVITGGGNLTARYVIHTVGPVWHGGGHNEAALLRNAYLNSLRLAHEKGLTSIAFPSISTGAYRYPIEQAAAIAVSAVREHAENYDLPRLIRFVLFSDRDLIVYQAAWDAANPVKAE, from the coding sequence ATGAGTTTCACAGTGAACAAAACCCGGGTGGAATTGGTACGAGGGGATATTACCCTGCAGGATACCGATGCCATTGTAAACGCGGCCAATTCCAGTTTATTGGGAGGCGGCGGTGTGGACGGGGCTATTCACCGGGCTGGCGGACCCCGCATACTGGAGGAGTGCAAGGAAATCAGAGCCCGGCAGGGGGGGTGCCCTACCGGCCAGGCGGTGATCACCGGTGGGGGTAATTTAACCGCCCGTTATGTTATTCATACCGTAGGACCGGTATGGCACGGTGGTGGTCACAACGAGGCGGCATTGTTGAGGAATGCTTACCTTAATAGTCTTCGGCTGGCTCATGAAAAGGGTCTCACCAGTATTGCCTTTCCATCCATCAGCACCGGGGCTTACCGCTACCCCATAGAGCAAGCGGCAGCCATTGCCGTATCCGCTGTGCGGGAACATGCAGAGAATTATGATCTACCCCGGCTGATCAGGTTTGTACTGTTCAGCGACCGGGATCTGATAGTTTACCAGGCCGCTTGGGATGCTGCCAACCCGGTTAAAGCAGAATAA
- the thrC gene encoding threonine synthase: MLYASTRGKYDPVPAAGAIKMGIAPDGGLFVPTRRITLSTEDIQTMARLSYQQRAVKILEPFLTDFTTEQIRKAVDCAYNSASFDHPEVAPLAELDEGLNVLELWHGPTCAFKDMALQILPHLLVKSMKKTGENAGILILVATSGDTGKAALEGFKDVPGTAIMVFYPEKGVSEVQKMQMVTQEGGNVGVYAVRGNFDDTQSGVKAIFGDTTMQRTVAEHGYKFSSANSINWGRLVPQIVYYFSAYADLLSRGRLKPGDEVNFVVPTGNFGNILAGFYARQMGLPVHRLVCAANENNVLTDFITSGTYDRNRVFKRTISPSMDILISSNLERLLYELTDHDALRVRQWMADLTAKGRYTVDDITRERVQTIFWSDFADDTATISSIKSTYHRYGYVVDTHTAVGLYVYERYRRTTGDNRPTVVLSTASPFKFNASVARALLDEEQTAGRDEFALLQMLSEFSGLPVPPGLNGLAERSVRHTTVVDSNQMPNAVLDFVIKRKRMRVSL; this comes from the coding sequence ATGTTATATGCAAGTACCAGGGGGAAATACGATCCGGTGCCCGCCGCAGGGGCCATAAAAATGGGTATTGCCCCTGATGGCGGGCTATTCGTGCCTACCCGGCGGATAACGTTGTCTACGGAAGATATTCAAACCATGGCTCGTCTTTCTTACCAACAACGGGCTGTTAAAATACTGGAGCCTTTTTTGACCGATTTTACTACGGAACAAATACGCAAAGCGGTGGATTGCGCCTATAACTCAGCCAGTTTCGATCACCCGGAGGTGGCTCCGCTGGCTGAGTTGGACGAGGGGTTAAACGTGCTGGAACTGTGGCATGGGCCTACCTGTGCCTTTAAGGATATGGCCCTGCAAATACTGCCCCACCTGCTGGTCAAATCCATGAAAAAAACCGGTGAGAACGCGGGCATCCTTATTTTAGTAGCCACCTCGGGGGATACCGGTAAAGCTGCTCTGGAGGGTTTTAAAGATGTCCCGGGCACCGCCATTATGGTATTTTACCCGGAAAAGGGAGTCAGCGAAGTACAAAAAATGCAGATGGTAACCCAGGAAGGCGGCAATGTGGGAGTTTATGCCGTGCGGGGCAACTTTGACGATACCCAAAGCGGTGTTAAGGCCATATTTGGCGACACAACCATGCAGCGAACCGTGGCGGAGCACGGCTATAAGTTTTCTTCGGCCAACTCCATAAACTGGGGTCGGTTAGTGCCCCAGATAGTATATTATTTTTCGGCTTATGCGGATCTCTTGTCCCGGGGGCGGTTAAAGCCCGGTGATGAGGTCAACTTTGTAGTACCCACGGGTAATTTTGGCAACATTCTGGCCGGGTTTTATGCTAGACAGATGGGATTGCCAGTACACCGGTTGGTATGCGCCGCCAACGAAAACAATGTGCTCACTGATTTTATTACCAGTGGCACCTATGACCGTAACCGTGTTTTTAAACGCACCATTTCTCCTTCTATGGATATATTGATTTCCAGTAACCTGGAACGATTATTGTATGAACTTACTGATCATGACGCCCTTCGTGTGCGGCAGTGGATGGCCGATTTAACAGCCAAAGGGCGGTATACGGTGGACGATATTACCCGGGAAAGGGTGCAGACCATATTTTGGTCGGATTTTGCTGACGATACTGCCACCATCTCATCTATCAAGTCAACGTACCACCGGTATGGTTATGTAGTGGATACCCACACTGCAGTAGGATTATACGTTTACGAGCGCTACCGGCGGACCACCGGTGACAACCGGCCCACCGTGGTGCTTTCCACCGCCAGTCCTTTTAAATTTAATGCCAGCGTTGCCCGGGCGCTTTTAGACGAAGAGCAGACTGCAGGGCGGGATGAATTTGCGCTGCTGCAAATGCTTTCCGAATTTAGCGGCCTGCCTGTGCCGCCGGGTTTAAACGGGCTTGCCGAGCGTTCGGTACGGCACACCACGGTGGTAGATAGCAATCAAATGCCTAATGCAGTATTGGATTTTGTAATAAAAAGGAAAAGAATGAGAGTGTCCTTGTAA
- a CDS encoding adenine deaminase C-terminal domain-containing protein: MQNYHKLRPINRDELYKLIATARGKEPADFLIKGGTVINVYTGELMVANVAVKGRHIAYLGNDDCMVGENTEVVDAAGQYLCPGYIEPHAHPFQTYNPVTLVEKVMTLGTTTLVCDNLFFFMAMNDEELAKLWQELATLPVKLLWSARLDPQTFSRSRMERFDPQTIKRLLNFVMVRQVGELTDWPSLVAGREQMLDNVITAGRIGKRVEGHAPGASVRTLNALAAGGVSADHESITGEEALRRLRLGMYATLRHSSLRPDLPRLVKELLSEGANFSRVMITTDGVTPPSMRHGFTDAILRLAMQAGLPPVEAYRTATLNPAVYYGMDDELGGIGPGRLADILFLNKLDNPTPVKVMAEGRWVADGGRPLIKLPVPAWQDYHITPVTGTTAGLTPRDLVPKVRETKSTTAFFPLMHLANPVITRQRDMELPVRNGFIDITGQKGLIYAALLNRDGEWVTNGLLSGFADNLEGMACSNTITGDILALGYDPFAMLQAVVRMYDMGGGLVITEKGQNIFELPLPLGGIMSPAPLDELIDRCSTLYEILAKRGHTHYDLLYTLLFLSATHLPEIRLSPGGVISVKDKKILLPTRKLGNNIQL; encoded by the coding sequence ATGCAAAACTATCACAAACTACGTCCTATTAATCGAGATGAGCTATATAAATTAATTGCCACCGCCCGGGGCAAAGAACCCGCGGATTTTCTTATCAAGGGCGGTACGGTAATTAATGTTTATACCGGTGAATTAATGGTGGCCAATGTGGCGGTGAAAGGCCGACACATTGCTTACTTGGGCAACGACGACTGCATGGTGGGGGAAAACACAGAGGTGGTGGATGCTGCCGGTCAATACCTGTGCCCCGGCTATATTGAACCCCATGCCCATCCATTTCAAACTTATAATCCGGTTACCTTGGTGGAAAAAGTAATGACTTTGGGTACCACCACCCTGGTGTGCGATAATTTGTTCTTTTTTATGGCTATGAACGATGAAGAGTTGGCCAAGCTATGGCAGGAACTGGCCACATTGCCCGTGAAGCTACTGTGGAGCGCACGCCTGGATCCCCAAACTTTTTCCCGGAGCAGGATGGAACGTTTTGACCCGCAAACTATTAAACGCTTGCTTAATTTTGTGATGGTACGACAGGTGGGAGAACTTACCGACTGGCCGTCGCTGGTGGCGGGACGTGAACAAATGCTGGATAATGTCATAACGGCGGGCCGAATAGGTAAGCGGGTAGAAGGTCACGCACCGGGTGCTTCCGTGAGGACATTGAACGCGCTGGCAGCCGGGGGTGTTTCGGCGGATCATGAAAGCATCACCGGAGAGGAAGCCTTGCGCCGCCTGCGACTGGGTATGTACGCCACGTTAAGGCACAGCTCGTTGCGTCCCGATCTACCTCGACTGGTTAAAGAGTTATTGAGTGAAGGTGCGAACTTTTCACGAGTTATGATTACCACCGATGGAGTAACTCCGCCCAGTATGAGACACGGTTTTACCGATGCTATTTTACGCCTGGCTATGCAGGCCGGCCTACCCCCGGTGGAAGCATACCGCACAGCTACTTTAAATCCGGCCGTGTACTACGGCATGGACGATGAACTGGGCGGCATTGGGCCGGGCCGGTTGGCAGATATACTGTTCCTAAACAAGTTGGACAACCCAACCCCCGTTAAGGTAATGGCCGAAGGCAGGTGGGTAGCCGACGGCGGACGGCCACTGATCAAGCTGCCTGTACCCGCCTGGCAGGATTACCATATTACCCCGGTCACCGGCACCACCGCCGGCCTAACACCTCGCGATCTAGTTCCAAAGGTGCGGGAAACAAAATCCACTACAGCATTTTTCCCGTTGATGCATTTAGCTAACCCTGTGATAACCAGGCAGCGTGACATGGAACTGCCGGTACGAAACGGTTTCATTGACATAACCGGGCAGAAGGGGTTAATTTATGCCGCCCTTTTAAACAGAGATGGGGAATGGGTAACCAATGGCTTGTTAAGCGGCTTTGCCGATAATCTGGAAGGCATGGCCTGCTCAAATACAATAACAGGTGATATATTGGCCCTGGGCTACGACCCGTTTGCCATGCTACAGGCCGTAGTGCGTATGTATGACATGGGCGGTGGGCTTGTAATTACAGAAAAAGGCCAAAACATCTTTGAACTGCCCCTGCCTTTGGGGGGCATTATGAGCCCAGCACCTTTGGATGAACTAATTGACCGGTGCAGTACACTATACGAGATACTGGCCAAGCGTGGACACACCCATTACGATCTACTATATACACTGCTGTTCTTGTCAGCCACCCACTTGCCTGAAATACGCCTTTCGCCAGGTGGAGTAATATCTGTAAAAGATAAAAAAATTCTACTGCCGACAAGGAAACTGGGTAATAACATTCAATTATAA
- a CDS encoding spore germination protein GerW family protein has product MLSNGKLAEILSGLKKNSFDHMVLGNPVTVQEITLLPVLSVSTAFGGFITQQGTGGGGIRLDPVAVVAVKKDTVDVFSLRTNQSTSPLENIAAIISEALSNETPGQVNN; this is encoded by the coding sequence ATGCTGAGTAACGGCAAACTGGCCGAAATTCTATCCGGCTTAAAAAAAAATTCCTTTGATCATATGGTTTTGGGTAACCCTGTAACCGTGCAAGAGATCACATTATTACCCGTTTTATCTGTTTCCACCGCCTTTGGCGGATTCATCACACAACAGGGTACCGGTGGCGGGGGAATTCGCCTGGATCCCGTGGCGGTGGTGGCGGTAAAAAAAGACACGGTCGACGTTTTTTCATTACGCACAAATCAATCCACCAGCCCCCTGGAAAACATTGCTGCAATAATATCCGAAGCATTGTCAAACGAAACACCCGGCCAAGTTAATAATTAA
- a CDS encoding DUF2889 domain-containing protein encodes MKNVIQRHWFTTVRFDPPTPCGDTILNHAVTEVNTEQLQTTWQPNRTNHARVAELDTGNRQPTGQLNAQTMYCGTDREVGTRLRVDLVSFKILEATLENHSPPVAITDIPQIRGIEAYLKSGPALRDALAHLDYFPRELFAETIRGIIQAETFIYKERGFASASEYNEHWNKTFANSCRYYSNLNRITQRWVDYADYMRTGNLFNRYKTQSVYTLNDKGGYFIVATFCDSFHELSVEIETDKDLVITKANGTLLRAPDNVCREATFFLQQLPGHSAASLNKKKIAVLLGKGEGCVHIIDTVYDALTAVIMANQRRSNSII; translated from the coding sequence ATGAAAAATGTTATCCAACGCCACTGGTTTACCACTGTGCGCTTCGATCCGCCCACCCCGTGCGGGGATACTATTTTAAATCATGCGGTTACAGAAGTTAACACAGAGCAACTACAAACGACCTGGCAACCCAATAGGACAAACCATGCCCGGGTCGCGGAGTTGGACACAGGAAACAGGCAGCCGACCGGACAGCTCAATGCGCAAACCATGTACTGCGGTACTGACCGTGAAGTTGGAACCCGGTTACGGGTGGATTTGGTAAGTTTTAAAATCCTGGAAGCAACCCTGGAAAACCACTCTCCACCAGTGGCCATTACGGACATACCTCAAATACGTGGAATAGAAGCCTACCTAAAAAGCGGTCCGGCGCTTCGTGACGCACTGGCCCACTTGGATTATTTCCCGCGGGAACTGTTTGCGGAAACGATACGCGGCATTATACAAGCGGAAACATTTATATATAAAGAACGTGGTTTTGCTTCAGCCAGTGAATACAATGAACACTGGAACAAGACCTTTGCCAATTCTTGCCGGTATTACAGCAATCTCAATAGAATTACTCAACGATGGGTAGATTATGCTGATTATATGCGTACCGGCAACCTTTTTAACAGGTATAAAACACAATCCGTCTATACACTAAATGATAAAGGCGGATATTTCATTGTCGCCACATTTTGTGATTCATTTCATGAATTAAGCGTCGAAATAGAAACAGACAAGGACCTGGTAATTACCAAAGCCAACGGCACGTTACTACGTGCACCGGATAATGTTTGCCGCGAAGCCACCTTCTTCCTGCAACAACTGCCAGGTCATAGCGCAGCCTCTCTTAATAAAAAGAAAATTGCTGTTCTGTTGGGCAAAGGAGAAGGCTGTGTGCATATTATTGACACGGTGTATGATGCACTGACGGCGGTTATTATGGCAAACCAGCGGCGTAGCAATTCAATCATTTAA